In Candida orthopsilosis Co 90-125, chromosome 4 draft sequence, the genomic stretch GATTACATCAACTTGTGAATCCACCACTTGCTTTTTTTTCATCCACTCTGGGTCCGACGATAATGTTGAAACTGACGATTGATTACGACGATGAGTTTTCGATTTGCTTCTCATTAGACTGAGCGATCGCTTAGGTTTTGGCGGAGGTACCACTATATTCTCCTCTGGTAACGCCTTTCTAGCATGAACCAAGACTTTTTCCACTTCTTGTGCTGCGTGGGAAGCAACTTCACTCTTTGATTTTCTCCAAAACATAACACTATCAATCACAGGTTTAGGTTTCCTCCTGGCAATGTAACCTAAGGATTCAActattttatcaaattgtgGGTCAGCTCCCTCGGCAAAAATATTAAACAATGAAGTTTCATCAGTCATTGAGTAGTCAAGAAACAcattcaattttctttctgCATAACGCACAAATTGCGTGAAGATGATATGTAGGGTGTATTCAGCTGGagttttgaaatcagtGGCTAGATTCTTCCGCGAGAGCCCTCCATTTTCGTTCATTGTGAGAACGTTTTGCAATGAGGCTGATGATAATGGTGCCGGTAGTTGTGGTGAAGGTTCGGTGTGATCGTGTTGTGGCATTATCGACATTGGAGACGCTAGCAGTTGATTCAAAGATAATTGAGTGTTTTTCGATTTAAGGGCGAATTTTGGGGTCTCTATGGGCCCAACTTGGTCACTAGCTTCAAATGAATGTAGGTCTGCTGAATCAATCTGATAATGGCCATTTACAGGTGGTTCTTGTAGTTTGAATGTAGTCTTGTGTTCATTAAGATTATTCGGTAAAATCGACAAACCAGTTGCCAAGGTTGGGGTTTCGCTGTGACCATAGTCAACATGTTGAGAGCTGATATTCTGGTCACTGCCAAATGATAATCCTGAATGATTTTTAAAGTTTAAACTATCTATTTCGAAACCGTCTAAACTGCTGTTAATCTCTTGCATATCTGGCTCTTGATCGATTGACCTGGCGTTGTTACCTGTCAAAGAGTTGGAGGATGCTATTGATCGTGCATATGCATTGTTCATCTGCTCCGTCTCCTGATCGGTGGTACCATCCTGTTCTAGTTTTGGGATATAAATAGAATCCAAATCAGGTAtttcaatcattgaataAAGCTACTGTCAAACATGCAATCtgattgaagaattgtAGGTGTTCTCttagttgaagaaaatgtgATCTGATATTGGTTTGTTTATGATGGGTAGTTCGATGAATAGAGTAAGTTGTTTGTTAACTGTGTTTTGATTTAAAAGATTTTCTCACTTAATTTGAATCCGAAATCTTTTTGTATGGAGAACACTATTAAAGATCATAAGACCACACTACATCGCACAACTTCTTAACAGCATTTATCATACTTCATGAGGGCAATATAGAGAATACGTTAGTGTGGATATACCATGTTAAGAGTTCTTTATTTGTAGAAGCAATTGTCAAGTACAGAGTATTTCAAGTGCAGCAATTTCTGTGTCAGATGATACACAAACCTCCTATAAAGGAATACAACATCTGGCTACGTCTTAAGATACATAGTCAATCTCAACATGAGATTGTATCCATTGTGATGCTACGGGCTTAGATTGTTTTACAACACTTGTCGGTTAAGCCACCCTACTGAATAATCCTCAAAACGCAAAATCGGCATAACGCAATGGCGCGCGATGACGAAACTGGGAGAAAAATTTCATatctgttgatgaattgaaggAGCTCAGACACATCCCAAATATGTCTGCACCAGCTGAAACTCATAACATACCAGTGTTAATAAGCCAATatgttgctgctgttggtAACAACAATGACGATGTGTCACAAAATTACGTTTCAGAAATTGTTGACCTATTTACCGCTAATCAACTCACATTacttcaatttgttcaacatcTAGGACCTACTTTGACTTCAGATAATGAGGTAATGAGAAGTCGTGGAATGCAATTCTTGAGCTCAGTATTGGGCAGATTGCCTGTGGGGCACCTTTCAAGACAAGATGTGGGAGTAATGATTGATTTTCTaatgaataaatttgatgataaattgagTTTAATCCATGCATTAAATGGGATAAACACCTTGATTAATTGCAAACATTATGCTGCCAGTTTTAATACtgaaaaattattaaaCAAGCTTCTAAATGGATACGAACCAAGAAAGAATTTGGCTAAAGTTCGATATGAAGCATTTCAAATTATGAACAGCTTATtcgacaacaacaagacaTTTACTACCACCTCTGTGGCTGATTTATACGTCAAGACATTTATTCATATTGCATCAGGAGAAAAAGATCCTCGAAATTTGTTACAATCGTTCAAATTAAACAAGTGTATCaatgaagagtttgaaTTTAATGATTCTGAGTTACATAAGGAGTTTATTGCCGATTTATTTGATGTTTGCTTTTGTTACTTCCCCATTTCATTCACTCCACCTGCGAATGATCCGTACAAGATAACTGCAGAAGAGCtaaaattgcaattgagaCAAGTTATTGCATCACAATCTAGATTTGCCTCTGAATCGATACCAAGCTTAGTGGAGAAACTAGCATCTACCAACCCAGTCATACGCAATGATACATTAAAGACAATTGCATTATGTGTGGGGAGTTACACAGTTGATACAATCACGGCGCATTGGCTTTCTTTATGGAATGCAttaaagtttgaaattttgcataATGATTGTGCACAATTTGAGCCAACTATGGAAAGCATAATACCTGCAGATTatacatcaattgatgataatgatgaagttaAAGTATTGTTCTCGACATTGATCATATTGGAAACAATGGTGAAGAAGGTGCTGCAGCCAGAAACTATGTTGCAAACCgtggttgatgaattaggaccaaatttgcaaaaggATAAAGCCAAACCATCCGTAATAATCTTAGCATCCTTGGCAAGCACCTCCACAGAAAATTACAACTTTGTCATCGATTACATGTTTGTATCCAGTGTATGGGGGAAACACTTTAATGTGGAAGGTGATGACAAAGCAGAGGAGGATTCGGATACTGATATGGACAAAAATGACGATATCACATTAAATATTGCAAAGCAACGTGATTTAGTTGACAATTTAGGTTTCATCTTGATTGCTCATCCACCGAATCAAACcgatttgataaattacaaAGATCATTTACTTATTTTCTTGTGTCAAATATTATCAAACTCATCCAACTTGGAAAAGACGTTGAGGTGCAAAgttgttcaacaattgagcAAGTTGATGACATTGTCTAGCTTTTTGACGCCTACTAATgtgcaattgattttacaaattttcaaaaccgTAATTGAGGAAAACATAGCCACTGGTAAAAAGGatattattgttgatgaaattgtcaCTAATTTGTCGTCCATCATGGAAAAAGAGCCGTTGTTTACTTCGACCATCATTGACGAAATCATAAACCCGATCGTGACGAAAGAGGACCCTGAAACCAATTTCAAGTATGTGCTTGATATCATTCGACAATTGACAATAAACCATCAAATTTTAGAAGTTGTATCGATTAGAATCATGAATAAGGATAATTTCACTGTGGACTCGTTacaagttgttgttgaatttttcatatCCTTGTTTaataaagttgaaactATTCAACCGTTTTTAACTAATTCATGGTATAAGAAGTTCATCCCtaacttgatgaatttgttatTCAGATTAGTTCCTGAAGAAAGTAGTCCCAGCGCTTTGGCATTATTGGAAGTTAGTGGAGATTTAATCCGTGTCATTATTCGATTCATCGATGCGAATAAACACCAATCTATATTGGATGAAGTATATCAAATATTCTGCACTGATGTGGAATCGAAGTTCGTATTTCAATATCTGGGTAACTTGTTATTTCATCCAAGTGCTTACATGACTATTTACAACAAGATCATCTCAGCAATTGACAAATCATGCAAATTGGAAGACGTCAATGAGTCAGTGTCTGCAGTAGCCACAATCTTGTCCAATCTCAAAGATAAGTATCTGCGAGTTCAATATTTACAACATCTTTGTCTTCTTGTCAACAAGTTTGGTCCAGTGGATTTCTCACCCGAATTGACTTtcacaaatttgaatcaatttgaaatatatgTATGGACATTGAAAGCCAACTTGTTAAAGATTGAGCCCAGTGgaataaaatcattgattgcATTACTCGAGAAGTTTCAATCTCCAACTACTTCGTTACCtcataaacaattgataataAGTGCGTTGCCGTTACTTGTAATTgacttgaaattgtttataAACACTCCAGCTGCATTATCATCGAGGAAAATTATATCCAATGTGAACAATCTTAATGTGAAATTATTGTATAAACAACAAGTGTTTGAGCGGATGTTGCCTTATTTGCTCAAGGGAGAGGAGcgtgatggtgatgattcaatgttgaatatCCAAGCATTAGCATTGATCTTGCCTCATATTCCTCAGAAAATCTTGGTGCCACATTTGCCTACATTTATGccattcatcatcaccgCATTAACCACAACTACCAActcaaatgaatcaaaaacGAATAcacaattgatttataaATCAGGGTTGAATATATTGGAAATCATCTTGGAAGAAAATGCCACAATTATTCAActgaaattatcaacaattgtacCTAACTTAATCAAACTAGCTACAGGCACCAGTATTGGTGACAGTGAAGTTCGAAAGCAGGCTTTGgtcaatttgattcttgtGTTTACTAAATTCGATCAAGATGTAGCTGAAAAGTACAAGAAGTCCgtgttgaaacaattggagTTGTGTTTGGATGATAAGAGACGAAATGTAAGGAAATTAGCTATTGATTTAAGACAAATCCTATACGAAATGAGATAGAGCTAGTTCTCTTATataattgataaaataCATAAATGTATAAAATATGTGATTATTCCGTATCTGATTCggattcattttcatcgACTGGAGCCAATCCTGGAGTCAATCCGGGCACAGAAATCAACCCACGTTGAACCTTGTcgtcaaaatcaataaactcCTGCTTCGATACACCGTCAGCATCACCCTTACTGCTTCTAGGAACCACTAATCTCTTTCTTAATCTCAGTTTCAGTTTCGGTTGTAAATCAGTCAACAATTGCAGTTTGACCATATCCAATTCGGACTCgacttcaaaatcatcaatatgaGACAAGTTCTTGACTTGATTCGTATTTTTACGCACAAGTTTCCTAATGTATGCTTTATCGGCATCTGTTTGTTGTGATGGATCTTTAGATAAAATATGATTatatttgataaacttttggaatttcttatcttcaatttccttctttttcaccTTTTGTagctttcttttcttttgcgATTTGGCCTTACTTGTCGTAGAGTGTGTTGGGTGGAGCTGGTTGGTTAAAATCTGCGttgatgaaagttttgCATTGTCTTTGGTAGTggaagatgatgttgttggttggGTATGTAGTATATCTGCAAATAGTTTATTTACTGTTAGTTCAGCTTGGTGTTTGGATGCTTTTGAAGTGAAGGACATCGTGTGGATCCATGTGTATCTTGGATCTATGCTTTATGAACTAGGTTCAAAGAGATGAGATGAGGTAGAAATTTCAATGTCAGTTTTTTATGTCGTCGAATGTAACATTTTTGCGACATTGGATTCATCTGACAATAGTCACGTGTCGCTTTTATATTTCACATGAATAAAAAGGAACTGACAAATATATCTAAATTTAACTTtaaatttgcaattgaagcATTGCTGTCTGCTTATAGCTCGGATATTCGATTCCATGTGGTTTGCAGTGCCTTGAGGAGCAGGAGAATGTGTCAGTTTCAGTATTCGCAATCTCACACGATGACAACCATAAAGAGGAGCTAAGATAATAATCGAGAAAAGGTTATTCTTAACACCGAACAACgcaaatttttgtttgcaTGTGGTTTTATCTCACCTAGGCAGAAATTGCACGTCTCATACGTAATGGACCATCATCTTTATAGATGTGACTTTTTTGCAGcaaatgcaattgtttaGTTGCTTTTGTATATGTCTTTCAGCTTTGTGACACTTTTGTCTCGGGTTTGGTCTTTTGAAATGTGGGGGAAGGGCGGATCTTGGTTGGGTTTTCTAGATCCAGACCTCCCTCTGTTAAAGATGATACAGTCATAGGGAATGTCTTGGTTGTGGATGGAACCACTGTCGTGAGAGAGACAGTTCCTAACTAGTTCAAAAAGGATTATTGACTGAAACTAAATGTACAGCGTGGATAGCATATGATAATACATTTCATGCCAGGCTATTGTTTTGACTAGCCACACAAGACACAACCTTGATGGCAGATACCAAGTGAGACTTTATGAGACTATGGGGTAAAACAAAGACGAAGAGAATAGGAGGGAAACTAGTTGTCAAAGTCCGAGGCCAATGTTACCAACAATAGAATACATGAACCAAGTGGAGTtcactttttcaaatatacATCGGTTAATAGAAACAGAGACACAGGAACAAAACTCCGTACAAAATTCCTTTGTGAATAGCTCCGTATCTTGtgcaaatgaaaaagcGGAAGATTAAAGGTAGTCCTGTATATAAACTAGATAAACCGTTTTGAAACCGAGGGTTGGAAAAATGAGTTGAATTTCCTAATCGGGAAGGAGAGTGGTTAGTAACATCCATACTGCAATAACTAAGAGCTACACAGAAAAACACTTCAGTTAAAACAACAGTATGTACAGAAAAAAAAGCTTAACACAATAGATAGCAAGCATATGAAATTATGAGGTGTACTTATTAAAGGTGTTTGAAGCTAGTACTATGTAGTCTATATCAGAAAGTGATGATCCTTTGACAGAGGAACTTACCTCTAGTGCAAGACTATTTGTGAGCTATAGAGCACTGAAATGTATAGCGTGCAGTGTTATTTGACatgtgaaaaaaaatacagTGTGGTAGTGTGTTTGTGTTAATGCCGGTGTATTATTACTATTGTTGCGTCACAGGAGGgggaaaagaaatatatATGATTGGTCCTGCATATAAGATATGTTCCCTCCACAATTCCTaaaaaaaatcatcaccattatacaatatttcaatcaatcaattgtgctataaattgatcaacaaattccccaaattttttcaattccttttcctcttcttcttctctcATCGAAGTTCTTTACTTTACTTTTATACTACAAACACATATATTATATTCACAATGGCCGTCGAAGCTGAAGGATTTAACGCTAGCCCATACTTTAagcaaattgaagaaggtcTTTCCAACGCTGACCTTTCTAAAGCTGCTATCAAATCAGTCAATGCTGTTATTGTCATCACTTTGAAGAGCAAGGAAGGTAAGGACCAATCATGGGTCTTGGACTTGAAAAAGGAAGGTAGCATCAAGAAGGTTGATGGTGCTCCACCAAAGGGAGATGTTGAATTACTCTTGAAGGATGTTGATTTCGTCAAATTGGCTGAAGGTAAGGCTAACGgtcaaaaattgtttatgaaCGGTAAGTTGAAGGTTAAGGGTAACTTGATGAAGGCCACTGCTATTGAAACTGTTTTCAAGCAATTGGACCCAAGACCAAAATCCAAGTTGTAAATGGGAGAGCTTCACTTATTGCTATCACTACTACATTACTACATAGTTttaaattgatgaagttatTTAAGTAAAAATATGCTTTAGTTGTAGTCCCTGTTTGATCGTTGTGATTTCAAGGTTTCTTACGCGTACATATATTATCGGAGCCAATTCATTGAAGGTTAAATTTACTTTTTCGGTGGATCTCTCCATCATTAATCTATAATCAACTGTTGGCTCAACTTGCTGTAAATTCACGATAGCATCGATCTGACAATGGCTGCAAATTTACTCTGTTCGGTGGAGTTTAACGTTCTTTGAAGTTTCCACTCATAGTGAAACCCTATAAAGAGAAAGTCAATTCGTTAATCCTGGTGTGGTATCTGTGCTTCATATCAGTGCCAAaattattttgcaacaagcAAGTCAAGAAcaataattttgttgtataaACAAATGAGAACTACATGGCGACGGTGTTACTTCTGTGGTTGTTATATGATATGTCGAATAGAGCACACTCTGTTTATCACCTCATGTTCATCCTGTTGTAGAACAAGAGGGAGAAAGTAGAATATCTATACATCGATGCATGAACCTTCATAAAGGACATTGAATGCCAGTAGCTTAAATTGCCTCATAAATAAAGGTACAAAAAACTATGCTCTTGTTTTCTCAAATCAGCGCCGTAAGTTCTTTAGTTGGCCGGTATATTGCTGTATCATTTGTaagttcaattgaaactgtACCTGACTAAATTCATGTTGAATCCacaaaacaatatcttGTGTATTTGGCATCTACCGATAGTCGGGGAGGTGCAGTTTTCTTGTATTGTTCCCTTAAATATCATTCAGGGTGGTAGGAGATCCGACAAGGCAATTTTGGTTCAAATGCATAAGCCTCTGTACTTGATTGTTTGAACTGCAACTGCCAACTTTCAGCAAGGTATCTATCTGTCATGAAACTTTCTCTTTAAAGTTATTTTGAATATCAGATACTTTGAAAGGTCGTGTTTCCTACTTTCTCTCTCAATTTTTGAGttcatttcaatttgctCTATCCATTGGTTAGGGAGAAACCTCGATTCTCGTATAAATATTGTTGGTGAGAGTATTTTTGTTGGAGCTTTTTGACTTCTGCCTATAAACGTTGATTTCTACTTGCGGATGTTGAAACCAACGCAGTTAATATGTTTAACCCGTACCTTCAGTTTAAATTTATATTTACGTATGGAAGCAATGGCACTGTTAATTATTGTGAGAACGTAAAACAGCAGAGTAGGTTTTCCTAGTCTATCCTATGCCTCTTGTGTATATATGCCCTGTACTCTTTAAAGTTGTTTTTCAAGTCGGATCTCGTGTTGTCTTCTTTAAAACGTTACAAACTATTGGCTTAGAACAGCTCAGTGTAGTTTTGTCTGTCTATAATTCTACATCACCATGTGGGTTTGTATTGAATATCTTTCTTGAACTCTGACTGCGAAATCAAATCGGTccacaaaagaaatttcacTCCTCAAAACAATATTTCAGCAAACTGCCAATCACCATGTCTACCAACAATGTCGAAGAGTCAATGTCTAtgttttttgatgatgagtttaaCCCATCCACATATATTGATAAGTTAGTCACTTCAGTTACGCAACAGAACTCAACGacttcaacaactccaTCAACCTATTCCAAACAGTCGCTaacaaaattatcacaTACGATTAATCAGTTGATCACCCACTTTGACTATTATGTCAGTGATATAGCTAATAATAGTCTACATGAGAAACTCGAAATGTTGGACAAATCAAGTACATTGATTCATACTTCTAATGCTAGTGAAGAACAAGGCGGTACATCGAGATTACAATATCATTTGAATATCCTTGATAATTCGATTATATCATTACAGTCGGAACTTACAGAGATTAACAACACCATCGAGTTAAATGAGagtatcaacaatgaagcAGTGCAGAccttgattcaattgaagttaGTCAAGAATAATCTAATAACCGTGATTGATGTATTGGAAACAATGAATAACtcattatcaaaagtaAATGAGAATAAACTGACCTACACAGTAGATGAATTTCAACTGATTCTTGATGAACTATTGGGTAGTATAAAGCAGCAGTTGAGCAGTACTGGAGACAATTCTGTACTCCTAGCTCatattgcaaaattgatcaatttgcaaaatgtgTTTCTCAATTTAAACAACTTCAATCCAGTGTATAAGAGATTCATTACCAAGTTGATTACAGAACGAGATACATATTTGAAGCGTTTAAATACATGAGAGCTATATACATGTCCAATTTAAGTCCCTTTTGGTTTAACTACCTTCTAACCTGgccttttctttctcttcttgtAACTGCTGTTGTTTCGACAAGTTCCTATTCATTACTTCCAACTTTCTAATCTCTTCCTCGGGGTTGAAATTACCCGATGATAATTTGTCATATTGTTCATTAAATTTACCTGTCGATAATGGAGCATTACCCTTCATTCGTTTCCTCATATCAAAAGCGCCTCGTTTACAGTCCATAAATGCTCTGAAATTAGCTTTACATAGTTCGGGTAAGTCCTTCTTGAGATCGGGATCAGTGAGACATTCCTTGGGTGTATGTCTTTGTATTAGAACACATGGTGACCGTTGCAAGCATATAGCTAATGCTATTTTCTGATCCTTACAACTAAAAGAAAGTTAGTATGTCTGAAGTTGTCCTATAGTGGTGCTTGATTCTTACCTACCTTCCTCCCATTGTAAGGTGACGCTGTGTATCTGGCGGTTATCGATGATgatatgatgatgatgatggtgtgatatttaaatttttcGGTTAACTTAATTGACTGAGACTCCGATACTTGAATATACCAAACATTTCTTGCACTCTACCCCTATGACTATCACATTTATCCCAGGTGAGGTCAATAAAAGTTCATGTTCAGTAGTACAATCCAATTGGAAGAACCATCACATTATTGCCTACGGGTCAGGtaacaatttgatcataACTACAGCCACTATTCAGCCAACCAATAAGCGCCCCAACCCATACAATATCGATAAAGACTTACAAACTATATATCTTGCAAAAGACCCCACAGCCATTGATATCAATCACAAGAATGGTGTTATTGCTGTTGCATATGATGACAAACTTATCATTTACAGACCCATGAATGAATACATGGCCATACCGAAATGGACATTAGCAATTGAATT encodes the following:
- a CDS encoding Met18 protein (involved in nucleotide excision repair (NER) and RNA polymerase II (RNAP II) transcription), with the translated sequence MSAPAETHNIPVLISQYVAAVGNNNDDVSQNYVSEIVDLFTANQLTLLQFVQHLGPTLTSDNEVMRSRGMQFLSSVLGRLPVGHLSRQDVGVMIDFLMNKFDDKLSLIHALNGINTLINCKHYAASFNTEKLLNKLLNGYEPRKNLAKVRYEAFQIMNSLFDNNKTFTTTSVADLYVKTFIHIASGEKDPRNLLQSFKLNKCINEEFEFNDSELHKEFIADLFDVCFCYFPISFTPPANDPYKITAEELKLQLRQVIASQSRFASESIPSLVEKLASTNPVIRNDTLKTIALCVGSYTVDTITAHWLSLWNALKFEILHNDCAQFEPTMESIIPADYTSIDDNDEVKVLFSTLIILETMVKKVSQPETMLQTVVDELGPNLQKDKAKPSVIILASLASTSTENYNFVIDYMFVSSVWGKHFNVEGDDKAEEDSDTDMDKNDDITLNIAKQRDLVDNLGFILIAHPPNQTDLINYKDHLLIFLCQILSNSSNLEKTLRCKVVQQLSKLMTLSSFLTPTNVQLILQIFKTVIEENIATGKKDIIVDEIVTNLSSIMEKEPLFTSTIIDEIINPIVTKEDPETNFKYVLDIIRQLTINHQILEVVSIRIMNKDNFTVDSLQVVVEFFISLFNKVETIQPFLTNSWYKKFIPNLMNLLFRLVPEESSPSALALLEVSGDLIRVIIRFIDANKHQSILDEVYQIFCTDVESKFVFQYSGNLLFHPSAYMTIYNKIISAIDKSCKLEDVNESVSAVATILSNLKDKYSRVQYLQHLCLLVNKFGPVDFSPELTFTNLNQFEIYVWTLKANLLKIEPSGIKSLIALLEKFQSPTTSLPHKQLIISALPLLVIDLKLFINTPAALSSRKIISNVNNLNVKLLYKQQVFERMLPYLLKGEERDGDDSMLNIQALALILPHIPQKILVPHLPTFMPFIITALTTTTNSNESKTNTQLIYKSGLNILEIILEENATIIQSKLSTIVPNLIKLATGTSIGDSEVRKQALVNLILVFTKFDQDVAEKYKKSVLKQLELCLDDKRRNVRKLAIDLRQILYEMR
- a CDS encoding Pet191 protein (S. cerevisiae homolog PET191 has role in mitochondrial respiratory chain complex IV and localizes integral to mitochondrial inner membrane) — encoded protein: MGGSCKDQKIALAICLQRSPCVLIQRHTPKECLTDPDLKKDLPELCKANFRAFMDCKRGAFDMRKRMKGNAPLSTGKFNEQYDKLSSGNFNPEEEIRKLEVMNRNLSKQQQLQEEKEKARLEGS